Proteins co-encoded in one Xiphophorus couchianus chromosome 16, X_couchianus-1.0, whole genome shotgun sequence genomic window:
- the LOC114160050 gene encoding caspase recruitment domain-containing protein 10: MSGDTDWPEGEGAPEEARPTPQWSEERCEELWERVEGVRHKLTRILNPAKLTPYLRQCKVIDEEDEDEVLNSTQYPLRISKAGRLLDILRVQGQRGLQAFMESLEFYHPEQYTQLTGKPPTHRCSLILDEEGPEGLTQFLLLEVRKLREQLRNSRMCERRLSQRCRMAEEERSRAEHKAQELRHDKLLLERLRQDWESASRELGKLKERHLEQAVKYSRALEEQSKASSRERELLRQVQELKSRLIEADKRTENPGGPEINTTNGVLSNGINGSAPERQEEPPHLTDAQKAERKAVQTRNSDPSTGVIALMDILKQDRREATEQRQELCEIITRLQGELQAAEENRTKLEAQCEQLLLKVRTLQLDWETEQKRSLSYFNQTMELEKERDQALRSRDSLQLEYTDCLLDKNRLRKRIAELQVNLEQQQRELERERERCREQMQQSPCLNCSHLSLCSEDQCFGPCCSLDLDLSLQPVLRKTPPRGQNHENSEGSVYNSEENLLSSSKDSEKEINRLSTFPFPPCVNSINRRFNTEFDVESWGSDENDNIPGEQTEPSLWDSWTSLHSHLFPPDLVNLPPVPSHPSSPNVPRKPPSPCSSPSSPSTSPKLGRASLANDITIVGGNRTGIFVSHVKAGSPAEQCGLKEGFELLELDRVLFGGASVQLAQCTAEVAHFSLQCWAEPSSLKHQSNPEGYSKLRSELSSPSFAGADSFYARVNLNMEPHGDPPSLGVSCDDIIHVTDTRHNGRYQWRCSLVNRETAVPLQTGTMPNYNRAQQLLLIRLRKMSVQQKDFRKKMFVKKTSDRVRLVKAVDPNSRGSDSSKQIFYTLSKRHEDHLIPYSLVKPVKVQTKRPVIFSPSLLSRRLIERLLQPAESGLNFNTCPPEPIQASEQKDKRIFLLDSCSPEQALGIRLDSIQDVISQGRHCLLELGLPSVEALLRQGIYPIVIHIRPKNKKHKKLRKFFPRCGEDSIMEEVCQAEELQLETLPLLYCTVEPSTWSSTEELLEALRNAVHRQQRAVAWVELDRLQ; the protein is encoded by the exons ATGAGCG GCGACACCGACTGGCCAGAGGGCGAGGGCGCCCCGGAGGAGGCCCGGCCCACCCCCCAGTGGTCGGAGGAGCGCTGCGAGGAGCTGTGGGAGCGCGTGGAGGGAGTGCGCCACAAGCTCACGCGCATCCTCAACCCGGCCAAGCTCACGCCGTACCTGCGGCAGTGCAAGGTCATCGACGAGGAGGACGAGGACGAGGTGCTCAACTCCACGCAGTATCCGCTGCGCATCAGCAAGGCCG GTCGATTGCTGGACATCCTGCGCGTTCAGGGCCAGAGGGGCCTCCAGGCCTTCATGGAGTCGCTGGAGTTTTACCACCCGGAGCAGTACACCCAGCTGACAGGAAAACCGCCGACACACCGATGCTCCCTCATACTCG ATGAGGAAGGTCCAGAGGGTTTGACtcagtttctgctgctggaggTCCGCAAACTGAGGGAGCAGCTCCGAAACAGCCGCATGTGCGAGCGCCGCCTGTCGCAGCGATGTCGCATGGCGGAGGAGGAGCGCAGCCGAGCCGAGCACAAGGCGCAGGAGCTGCGGCAcgacaagctgctgctggaaaG GCTGCGTCAGGACTGGGAGTCAGCCAGTCGGGAGCTGGGTAAGCTGAAGGAGCGACACCTGGAGCAGGCAGTGAAGTACTCCAGGGCCCTGGAGGAGCAGAGCAAGGCCTCcagcagagagagggagctGCTGAGGCAG GTGCAGGAGCTGAAGTCCAGACTGATTGAGGCAGATAAAAGGACAGAAAACCCGGGCGGCCCAGAGATTAACACAACAAACGGCGTCCTCTCCAACGGGATCAATGGCTCCGCACCAGAACGACAAGAGGAGCCGCCGCACCTCACTGATGCTCagaaagcagagagaaaggcAGTTCAGACAAGGAACTCAGATCCCTCCACTGGAGTCATT GCCCTGATGGATATCTTGAAGCAGGACCGCAGGGAGGCTACAGAGCAGAGACAGGAGCTCTGCGAGATCATCACCAGACTCCAGGGAGAGCTGCAGGCCGCCGAGGAGAACCGGACCAAg CTGGAGGCGCAGtgtgagcagctgctgctgaaggtGAGGACGCTCCAGCTGGACTGGGAGACGGAGCAGAAGAGAAGTCTGTCCTACTTCAACCAAACCATGGAACTGGAGAAGGAGAGAGACCAG GCTCTGCGCAGTCGAGACAGCCTGCAGCTGGAGTACACCGACTGCCTGCTGGATAAGAACCGGCTGCGCAAACGCATCGCAGAGCTGCAGGTCaacctggagcagcagcagagagagctggAGAGGGAGCGAGAGCGCTGCCGGGAGCAGATGCAGCAGAGTCCCTGTCTGAACTGC TCCCACTTGTCCCTGTGCAGCGAGGACCAGTGCTTCGGCCCCTGCTGCTCCCTGGACCTGGATCTAAGTCTGCAGCCCGTTCTAAGGAAG ACGCCCCCTAGAGGCCAAAACCACGAGAACTCTGAGG GTTCAGTCTACAACTCGGAGGAGAACCTGCTGTCTTCA TCTAAAGATAGCGAGAAGGAGATAAACCGCCTGTCCACGTTCCCCTTCCCTCCGTGTGTGAACTCCATCAACAGGCGGTTTAACACGGA GTTTGATGTGGAGTCTTGGGGCAGCGACGAGAACGATAATATTCCAG GGGAACAGACTGAACCTTCTCTGTGGGATTCCTGGACCTCTTTGCACTCCCATCTCTTCCCCCCAGATTTGGTCAACCTGCCCCCAGTTCCTTCTCACCCCTCCAGCCCTAATGTTCCCAG GAAGCCACCTTCACCCTGCTCTTCACCTTCAAGCCCCTCCACCTCGCCAAAGCTCGGAAGAGCCAGCCTGGCCAACGACATCACCATAGTTGGAGGAAATCGGACCGGGATCTTCGTGAGCCACGTGAAAGCCGGCTCTCCTGCCGAGCAGTGCGGGCTGAAGGAGGGCTTTGAGCTGCTGGAG CTGGACCGGGTTCTGTTTGGCGGGGCAAGTGTGCAGCTGGCTCAGTGCACCGCTGAGGTGGCCCACTTTTCCCTGCAGTGTTGGGCCGAGCCCTCATCGCTCAAACACCAGAGCAACCCGGAGG GCTACTCCAAGCTCCGCTCAGAGCTTTCCTCGCCGTCCTTTGCGGGCGCCGACTCCTTCTATGCACGGGTCAATCTCAACATGGAGCCTCATGGCGATCCGCCGTCTCTGGGCGTGTCCTGCGATGACATCATACACGTCACAGACACGAGGCACAACGGGAGGTACCAGTGGCGCTGCTCGCTGGTAAACCGGGAAACGGCCGTACCCCTGCAGACGGGAACTATGCCCAACTACAACAG GGCACAACAGTTGTTGCTCATAAGGTTACGAAAAATGTCAGTGCAGCAGAAGGACTTCAGGAAGAAGATG tttgtaaagaaaacatctgaCCGAGTCCGACTGGTCAAGGCGGTGGATCCCAACTCTCGGGGTTCTGATTCCTCGAAGCAAATTTTTTACACTCTCAGCAAAC GTCATGAGGACCACTTGATCCCGTACAGTCTGGTGAAGCCGGTGAAGGTCCAGACTAAGCGGCCGGTCATCTTCTCGCCCTCCCTCCTGTCCCGCAGGCTGATCGAGAGGCTGCTGCAGCCGGCGGAGTCCGGTTTGAACTTTAACACCTGCCCACCTG AGCCCATTCAAGCGTCGGAACAAAAGGACAAAAGGATATTTCTGCTGGATTCCTGCAGCCCAGAGCAGGCTCTGGGAATACGGCTGGACTCAATACAGGATGTGATCAGtcag GGCAGGCATTGTCTGCTAGAGCTGGGGCTGCCCAGCGTCGAGGCTCTGCTGAGGCAGGGGATTTACCCCATTGTCATCCACATTCgccccaaaaacaaaaagcacaagaaGCTAAG GAAGTTTTTCCCGAGGTGCGGCGAGGACAGCATCATGGAGGAAGTGTGCCAGGCCgaggagctgcagctggaaaCGCTGCCGCTGCTTTACTGCACCGTGGAGCCGAGCACCTGGAGCAGCACCGAGGAGCTGCTGGAGGCCCTACGCAACGCCGTCCACAGGCAGCAGAGGGCGGTAGCATGGGTGGAACTTGACAGGCTGCAGTAG